CGCCACCCCAGGCGCGCGCGATGCTATCGGGCACGGCGTTGAGGGGGCGATGGGTCACATTCATCCCGCGGTCTCCGCTGCCCTGGTCCAGCTGCGCCGCGAGCCGCTGGAAACCGGGCCCCGTGGCGCCGTCATCCAGCTCGCCCCGGCTGAGAAAGGACATCATCGCCTGGTCGAAGATGCTCGCGACCTTCAGCCGGTACTCCACCGCCCCTGCGGGCGTTCCCACCGCGAGCACCGCGAGCATGCACACGGCGACGACCGCGGGCCTGCGTCCGACCGTAGTCATCGAGCCTCCTGAGCGAGAGCTGTGCGACGCTCCCGGGATTATCCCACCCGGAGGCCGGGGGCGCGAGCGAATGCGGCGGGCGGGCGGCTCAGGCGTAGAGGTCTTCGCGAGTCGTGGGCCCGGCAGAGCCCACCCGGTTCCACTGCTTGCGCAGCAGGAACTGGTAGAGCCCGATCGAGCCGCCCTCGAAGGCCATCGACGAGCACGCGAGGTAGAGCAGCCAGGTCCGGTAGGTGCGCTCGCCGGCGAGCGCCCGGGCTTCGTCGGCACGGGCCTGGAGGCGCTCCACCCACTGGCGGCAGGTGCGCGCGTAGTGCAGCCGC
This DNA window, taken from Candidatus Rokuibacteriota bacterium, encodes the following:
- a CDS encoding class I SAM-dependent methyltransferase; amino-acid sequence: RLHYARTCRQWVERLQARADEARALAGERTYRTWLLYLACSSMAFEGGSIGLYQFLLRKQWNRVGSAGPTTREDLYA